The Alnus glutinosa chromosome 10, dhAlnGlut1.1, whole genome shotgun sequence DNA window GCTGGGCAGGCAAGAAGGCAAGACCTTCATTCTATCAAGCCATACGATTCTCGACGTCCTCAGTCACGCATCTGATTTTCTGGAGTGAAATGGCGAGTTTGAGAAGAAGTCTGATTAGCGTGCACCGAATCCTCAATTCCAGCCGAAGCTTTGCCGCAGCCACTTCGTCTCAGGCCCCTTTCAGAACTCAATATCGATGGGTTTCTGGTTTTTCTCCGATTGCCAACAATAATACTCAGTCTCTAGATATCGATCTCTCCAACGAAGAGAGCAAGAGACGCTTATTTAACAGGCTGTTATATAGGAGCAAACAACGAGGGTTTCTGGAGCTGGATTTGGTTCTTGGGAAATGGGTAGAGAAGCATATTCATTCCATGGATGAGGACGGTGTTAAAGCTCTCGTTCACGTCCTTGACCTGGTATTCTTTATCATTCTCTCTTCTATTCTCATGTTTTAGCTTTGATCATAAGCCCTTTTTACATGAATTCTCTTTCTTACCACCCCAAGAGGACATGCCTTTAATAATTCAATATCGGttctttatctttattatttgaaaaaactGCCATTGTTGTATGCCTCCATGCGTCGATTGTTATTTGTCCAAAATTATGCCGTATGTATCCTCAAGTTAGAGAATTATGTGTGAAATTGTTGTCCTTTGAATATTCATAACATGGCTGGTAGAATCCTTCAGTTTAGCAAAGTGGTTCTTTTGATGGTGGCTGcaagataaataattataatattcaTTGGATATTTGACATCTATATGTGTGTGTTGGAATGTTGCAGTTTGTGGCCTTAAACTGTCTGCAAAGTATGCATTTTACTACATTGCCTTCTCTCTATCTGTTGTGGAGAAGATTTGAATCATAAATTTGCATGTCTCTGATCTTACAGTCCTCCATCACCAAGTGGAAGACCTTGAAGAATTTTTGTCTACACCAATGTGCCAGTTTTAACCTCAAAGACAATTATACGAAGTTAGGCTTCTTCTTGAACTGTTTCCAATGTCTAGGTTAACCAGGGTATTCCGTGAATAAATAGGATATTCATTGCTATATGGCAGCCAAAGTTTTGTTCAATGTAATTTGATAAGGTGTTTGTAGTTTTAGGATATTTAGTCAATAATGAGTTGATCACGGGCCATATGTTTTACCAGTTTTGACCATTCCAATTTACATCTAGTTCATGATAAAGTTTGGGAGACTCTCTGTAAGTTTTGTGCATCATGTTAAATGTTAATTCTAACAGCTACCTGAATCTGATAGAGACATGATCAAGTTACTGGTATTACACAATcctaaactaattaaaatatGTTTCCTAACTAACAGTGAGCTAAAA harbors:
- the LOC133879682 gene encoding succinate dehydrogenase assembly factor 2, mitochondrial-like, which encodes MASLRRSLISVHRILNSSRSFAAATSSQAPFRTQYRWVSGFSPIANNNTQSLDIDLSNEESKRRLFNRLLYRSKQRGFLELDLVLGKWVEKHIHSMDEDGVKALVHVLDLENPDLWKWLTGQEQPPEAVKINPVFTSMHDKVMNNLNSYAAPETRATPGQPWVRGWDDIKKGPGGPIAGNQ